aaaagttcaaaaatcatattgaataatttaaaaatttaatgacgATATTATAtgttgggttaaagttcaaggaattaaaagttcatagatcatgtttaataaattaaaaatttaaagataacATTACATATTGAACCAAAATTAAAGGATCATCATCTGTGTAATTATGCCgaggaaaaaagcaaaaagcaaaaagagagCAAGGATCTGAGCATGTAACGGGGCGTTTTGATCCATGTCTAGAGCTCGATCTGTTAGTCCAAGGACATAACAACCGCGATCTGCCTTGGCAACATTCAAATATAAAGGACGGTTCAAATGGTATCGGTTCGATAGTTTCTGCCAAATGAGGCAGTCATGCCGAGTCCACGGACAAACAAGCTCGTAGCGAGCAAACATTTCTGATTCAGTGACTGGTAGTCTGGCAACATTTCAGAGATGGGAAGTCCTGATACGGGGCGGAATTCAAAAACGGGAAGTGATTTAAACGTCGTTTTGACTCTGTCTCCTGGCGATTCTACAAATATCTTTTTGCCCCGAGTGCCACGCGGGCATTCGCTTTCTGGTAACCTTTTTCGGCTTCCTATAAAATCTGAGTGTGAGACTGTAAAGAGATAAGACGCCTTTCTTCTaccaggttctctctctctctctctctctctctcgttccaGGATGTTTCAGGATGATTTCGCATGtatgcattttcatgtttttaatGAAATTTGTCGCACCTTTCTGGTCTTCATTAGGCTTGATGCGTGGAAGTTGTGTTTCTTACGTTTTTTTACGTGTTGGGTTCTTTTTCTGGTTTCTGATGTTCTTTATCACACGATCTCTATGTTGATGTTTGCCTCCTCGGAGATGCAGATTTTCATCGTGAAATTGAgattcaagggcagttcactacAGCTTTTGGTCTGAGATTCGCTCTGGTACATTCGTTGCTTCAGCCTTCAGGCGATAGTAATTCCGCATCTCATATTATTATCTCCATCGAGTTCCAATTTAACTACCTCGAAACACTGCCTACTTTGGGACTCTTTGGCCTTTTCACACAACTAGTTTCGGATAGGGCGTGATCTGTGAATTTTGCTCCCGTCCTGTTGATGCTGTGTTTTGCAAGAGAGGTCTCGTTTTGGCGCTTGTTATTTCTTCGATTTTGTCCGGATGCCTCGAGTAGATGCTGCATTTCTGTTGCTTGCTGAGATGACTGTTTTAATCCTCGCAATTTGCGGTTTGTCGTGCAGACATGGCATCAGTAAGTGCGAGCTTTGCGTTGgttgtatgcaacaaatgcagtCACTCTGCTGTAAAGTTTCCTACCTCTGCCTTCCTGCCGGGATTTGATGCCTTGGGCCGTTCTTCAAGTGCATGCAAAAAGGAATTCTGTCCTGCCTCAAAAAGCTCAAGTCCTAAAGCCACATTGACCTTTGATCCACCAACATCGAATTCTGAGagaaccaaacaaaagaagcacACACTTGACCCTGCCGCTCCTGATTTTTTGCCCCTTCCTTCCTTCGAGCAGTGTTTTCCAAAGAGCTCAAAAGAGTACAGGTTTGTTGGTTTCAGCTACTGGGAAATTTAGTCACGGTAAAAGTTAAAGTGTGGAGTTGCATTCTGATGCAGGAAGAAACATGGACATTTACATATGTATTATTTGCTTTGTAGGGAAGTCATTCATGAGCAAACTGGTCATGTACTGAAAGTGCCTCTCCGACGGGTTCACCTCAGTGGAAATGAACCGGACTTTGACAATTATGACACAAGTGGACCTCAAAACATTAGCCCTCGCATTGGTATGTATATGGCATTTTCCTTGCTTCTTGCTCGGACCTCGGTCCTGTCTGCTGTCATAATCCCTTGAGATGGGCATAAGATTATTCCTTATCATACGACATCTACTTTTTTCCCCTATGTGATTATCATAAACATGTTTTTGTTTGAAGGTTTCACTTCATGagtattattttctttcattgagATGTTGTTATCCGGTTGCTCTCGCCATTCCGTCGAACAAGGAATAGGAAAGAACTCTTTTGATGTATGTGATGGTCTTTGTGTTGCACTTTTGTTCTGGCTGAACCCCAAAAGGATAAACTCGGGAAAATCTTTATTTGGGCAGTTCATTCCTTTTAAGGCACCGTTATTTATCTGGAACAGGCCACAACTATTTTTCAGAGTGCAATTTCATAGAGTCATGATTGTCCTTAGAAAACAAGGAGCAAAGCACCAAGGAAGTTTGGTTAtgcctgcttttttttttttgtcctttttctgaACTGGACCTGGCCTACCTTATGGGTGGCATGTAGATTGACATTTTCGCTGAAGTTATAGAATTatatcttggttgtcatgtcGGTTCTCGATGTTTGGTGCCTAAATATCCCGGAACTTTGCTTTGCTTATTCATACGTTGATGGGATTTTTATTGACAAACAGGGCTGCCCAAGTTGCGGAAAGATTGGATTGACCGGCGGGAGAAGCTCGGTGGACCAAGATACACCCAGATGTATTATGCTAAGCAGGGAATAATAACTGAGGAAATGTTGTTTTGTGCCACTCGCGAGAATCTAGACCCAGAGTTTGTAAGGTCAGAGGTTGCTCGAGGGCGGGCAATCATTCCATCCAACAAGAAGCACTTAGAGTTGGAGCCTATGGTTGTCGGAAGAAATTTTCTTGTAAAGGTTAATGCTAATATTGGAAATTCTGCTGTGGCAAGTTCCATTGAGGAAGAAGTATATAAGGTTCAGTGGGCAACCATGTGGGGTGCAGATACTGTGATGGATCTCTCCACGGGTCGCCATATCCATGAGACCCGTGAGTGGATACTCCGTAACTCTTCTGTGCCAGTGGGGACGGTACCAATTTATCAAGCACTTGAAAAAGTGAACGGAATTGCGGAAGATCTTAACTGGGAGGTTTTCAGGGATACCTTGATTGAACAAGCTGAGCAAGGGGTTGATTATTTCACCATTCATGCTGGCGTTCTCCTCAGGTACATTCCTTTGACCGTGAAGCGCATGACAGGGATTGTATCTCGTGGAGGATCTATCCACGCAAAGTGGTGCTTGGCTTACCACCAAGAGAATTTTGCTTATGAGCACTGGGATGACATACTGGATATCTGCAATCAATACGATGTGGCTCTTTCAATAGGTGATGGTCTGAGACCTGGATCGATATATGATGCTAATGACACTGCGCAATTTGCTGAGCTTCTGACTCAAGGGGAACTGACTCGTAGAGCTTGGGAAAAGGATGTCCAGGTAATATGATAAATACTGGAAGGATCCTCTGTTAAAAGAGTTCTGGCTGAGAACAGATTCCAATATGCTGGACTGGTTAACTTTAAGACACCCTTAAGACCTATATGCATGGAgaatttctttcttgtttcatgTGATCTTGCCAAACAGTCACTTCAATGTTTCTTTGGAAGTTAGCGCTTAATCTCTAAGCATGTAAAGGATAAATGCATCCTGGCTATAAAGCTCGTCATTTCTTTCATGTAGCACTAGATAATCTGGCTTTGGAGTTCTAACTTGCAATGGCCCCGACATTGGTGGTTCTTTTGGCTTTTTAATCTCGGTTAAGAGTTTAAACTTGTCGGTCTTGTTTTTTCAGGTAATGAATGAAGGTCCTGGTCATATCCCGATGCATAAGATCCCTGAGAATATGCAAAAGCAACTGGAATGGTGTAATGAAGCTCCTTTCTACACTCTCGGTCCCTTAACAACCGATATTGCTCCTGGATATGATCATATCACCTCTGCGATTGGTGCTGCCAATATCGGGGCTCTGGGTACTGCACTTCTGTGTTATGTGACGCCGAAGGAACACCTTGGACTTCCCAATAGGGATGATGTAAAGGCCGGAGTTATTGCTTATAAGATATCTGCCCATGCTGCTGATTTAGCTAAAGGTCACCCACATGCTCAAGCCTGGGACGATGCACTGAGCAAGGCAAGGTTTGAATTTCGGTGGATGGATCAGTTTGCTTTGTCATTGGACCCCATGACTGCCATGTCTTTTCATGATGAAACTCTGCCATCAGAAGGAGCTAAAGTTGCACATTTTTGCTCAATGTGTGGACCTAAATTCTGCTCTATGAAGATAACAGAGGATGTGAGGAAGTATGCTGAAGAGCATGGCTATGGGACCGAGGAAGCCATCCAGCGTGGAATGGATACTATGAGTGCTGAATTTCTTGCTGCTAAGAAAACTGTCAGTGGGGAGCAACATGGTGAAGTGGGTGGAGAAATATACTTGCCAGTTGACTATGCAAAGTCAGCCGAGAGATGAAGGTAAGAATCCCCTCATTCTTTTCTGCATTCCCTGTTGTAACGAATTGAGCTAAGCGTAGCACTCATAGGGTGCTGGCTGTATTTTCCATCTAACCTACactttttatgattaaatcatCTCTCTTATGATGTTTTATGGGAACTCCTTGCAGGATCGTGTGATAGGCATATCGTTTTGGGAATGTCAAGTAATTGAAAATGCGACAAAATAGACTCATTGAGCATCACGATGTCCGGTTTTAGTTTCATGCTGTTGGTGAGTATGTGGTTTAGTCAAACATCTTTCTAGATGTCTACTGCTTTTTTTATATGTCTCAGTCAATAAGAAACTTTCTGCTGATTGTTCCATTTAGaacttctttctttaatttatttcCTGGACTGTTCCATTGACAAAGAAAAGCACCAGGGGTGTCTGAATCTGCTCTAGCCTAGCTGTTTTGCTGGGATGGGGGTGATCAGGCTGAGAAAGTCCCTTTGAACCTGAACAGGGTAATACCTGCGTAGGGAGTGTGCaatttcttttcgtttttttgcgTGCTTCCACAGGGACAGAGCCTTTAGAAATGGTTGGGGACAAGTTGACCCATGCGAGATGTACTTCCGCAGAATAGCTCGCTTATCATTCCCGTGAGCAGAAAGTTATATAACAGGATATCCCACAATGTTCACTGCTTCACCCCGAGATTAATAAGCTCACAAGAGCTAATCATCTTGGGGATCCTTTTTTCATCTGCCAATTAACCGACTTCAATGAGGTAAGGACGCATTGTTTTAATGTCAAGTTAAAAAGCAGAGACTCTAGAAGGGGTGGGTTGAAGTCCACGTATAGTTTGCTTGCTAGTGATGGGCAGAAAATGGTTTTCCTTCTCTCCAAGCGAATTGGCGGGTCGCCCTGGAGATAATTCATAATTGTGCCTAATGTATAAACCGGCCCCATGTTGGAAATTGCGGTATGCTGTGATATGTCAATACTTCACTGTGGATATGAGGTCAGTATCATCTATGCTTGAGAGAAATGGCCACCCATGGTAATTCCAGTGTCTCAAGCCGAGCCTCGTGTTCTGGCCTGGTACAACAGTCCCGGCAGATATCAATATCTTTGATTTCGCTTTTTAGGTGATGGATGGGTCGTCCATCATCAGGCAGCTTGACTGTGATTATAAATGAGGATGCTTCGGATCTTGAATTGGAGATATGGACAGAAAGAGCACCATAGTTCTCCTACTAAAGAAGAAACCGATCAGGATGTAGTGACCTCCGAAACTCAAAGTCGGTACTCTCTTTCTTTGGTCGCTGAAAACTCGAAATTGGTACTCTTGACCTTGTGGAAGTGATGAATTACAAGTTTCATGCAATCTGGGCTTGAGCTTGATTCTCAGGAACCACCTCGTTCGTTTCCCAAAATGACCGTCCGACCGAATACATCGCGTTTGCTATGCCAAAGGTTGCCCCCTCGTATATCTATCGCGAGTAAAAGCGCCCTATCGTTCAGAGAAGTTTGTGTGTCCAAAGTGAATTGTCCATACGGCCAAGTCTCAACTTCTTTGAAACTAGCTTCTCCGATGCTGTCCCTTCAGGCATCCTCGGCTTTTCCCCTGTGCCGATGGCTTCAGATTTCCAGGAAACCGAATGTTCGCTAATCGTCGGGGACTCAATGTTGGCTACTATTTTGAATAGTGTGATCGCTGAAATTTCACATGTTGAAAGTCCTACACTCGCAAATTTCATTACAGGAAACGACTACATTTCAGAATCATCGATGAAATTTGAGctttatttgtttcatgaaaattgaaaaatcgatcacttgtacttcttatataaaatattttcatcacttaattattttaaatgatacaaatgatcattttcaaaattatttttttaaattatttaattttccgCCGAACAAACCCGCTGCCACAAAGATGCTTTCCTCTGCAAGGAGTATTTTCACTCCCTCGAAACCTCGGCCGGTGCCCACGACAATCGAACTAGTGGGCGTCGACAAAACCGGAATCGTTGGATGTACACGCCCAAAAAGACAACATTAAAGTGTCTTTTGGTCCTACTTTATTTAATTAGCAACTACATTTGCTAAATCCGTGTGCAGGCACCTTGACATCGTGCCTCTTTTCGCTCAGTTCGACTtaatgttttcatttatttactcTCTACAATTCAAGTTTTCGCGTTGATCAAGAGAAGAGTAAATTCATGTGGTCATTTTCAGATTTGTTCGGATATTTCTAATCCGAACAAATTCGAGTTTAAGTATTAAAATTGCTTGCCCAATTCGTAACGAATTGCCCTAAAAAATAATTCCAACAAGATCCTTTTGAAATTAAGTTTTCGTCAGAATATGGGTGAGCATGACAGCATTTCGActctaaaaattaacttctaatcagaagttaatttttttacttctagaaagaagtaaatttttcGAAGTAGAAATATTCATCTACCCAAAGAACAAAAGTACAAACGTCCAAACAtggcaatcttttttttttttttgtcatgtttgaaaaaaaaaaagatttctacGTTCAAACATGGCAATcttttaaatggaaaaaaaaaacatggcaatctttcgaaccaaaaaaataaaaaaaacatggcaGTCCAACATccgtttccttttcctttttccaaaaaacaaacaattagaaaaatgattgaagAGTTAAAAAGCGTCCGCTATTTGGGGACCCACATGTAACAAATCCACTTTCCGCGATGGGTCGCGTTatcctcattctctctctctctctttctttccgaAGTATCTCCACCTCCGCGTCAACCTTGCCTCCTACATCTATTCTAATCCCCTCCCCTCAAGACCCCAAAGCGCCGCCCTCCGCCTCCAcggccgctgccgccgccgccgccaaccatgTATTCCCCCGCACTTCTTGACCTCGAGATCACGGTCATATCAGCTAAGCACCTGAAGAACGTCAACTGGCGCAGCGGCGACCTCAAGCCCTACGCCACCTTCTCCCTCGACCACGACCCTTACCTCCGCCTCTCCACCCGACCCGACGACTCTGGCTCCACCCGCCCCGTCTGGAACGAGATTCTCACGATTCCGCTCACCGCCGCGTCGCCGGCCGATGCGATACTCACCGTCGAGGTCTTCCACTCCAAGCCCTCCGAAACCCCCAAACCCTTGGTCGGCTCCTCGAGGTTCCCCCTCTCTCACCTGATCGACTCGGAAGGTGACGCCCCTAGGGTTTACGCGCTTGACCTCTATCGTCCTTCTGGTCGACCGCAGGGGAAACTCCGCATAAAGCTCGCCGTCCGAGAGCGGCCTCGTCCTCCGCCTCCCCGATATCACGACTTTGCCCCGGAGGATCGCGGTAATTACTTCACTCCACCTCCTTTTTCGCAATTCAATCACTCGGTTCCGTGTTCTGGCTATTCTTATGGCCATTATTATTATGCTCGTCCTCCACCGCCGCCACGGCCGCCACAAACCCCTCCAATGCGGCCTTTCTCTGACCACGCCTCGAATTATGGAGCTCCAAGTGTCCCTACAGCTCCAATTGATTTCTCCTCTTATGCTGTTGATCATAAGCTGAAGGTGCCCAGCGGTTACAGTTCCCCATATTGCCCATCCGCCCCAGTCGATTTTTCCTATCCTGTTCAAGAGCATCGGCCGATTCCTCCGCCTCGCTACACTGCATCTGCTCCTGGTGAGTCCTTGAGCAGTGAGCATTTGATTCCCACACCACGCTGGATCTTCGATCACAGGGCATCAGCTCCTGTCTATCCTGCACCGTCAAACAGTCGGAGCTCAGACAATCTTGTCCCAAATGAGCCTGCAGCACCATGCGATTCATCACGGCGTGAGCAGAGGCCATTGCCACGCTGTGAAGATGTTGGCAGTGtgttgggaaggttgaatttgGAAGAAGGAAACGCCCGCGAGACTGATTATGCAGCGAGGAATGCTCCTGGCTATGGCCATTAACAAAGTGGTTGTTGAAGCACAATGATGCTTGGGGTTCTTGAACTCTACAAAAGAGGGTAAATGTGGCTAATAAGTTAAACTGATATGCAGATTCCCGTGATCTACTTTTGTATATGCAGTCATATTCTGTATGAAGTTGCCACCTGACTTTATTTGCATATTGTGTGGCTTGTTTTTCTCCTACATTATCCTACTTGAAGCGCCAAGGCACGATTAAAGTACGCATCTTTAATGACATACTCTATGCTATTGCTGTTTCATTTCTTGAGGATGATATTCTGTGATATGTGAAATGGTTAGGTGCAATTGCTTGTTTGGAGAAAGGTATGATTGTGGCATGCTCTTATGGATGCGCAGATTGATTGATGTGTTTGAGATTTCTGATGGTAATTTGGAGAGTTTTACAGTTTCAACTATAACAAACCTTGGGGTCACAAGGTTTATCCCCCTCCATAACGTGGGTTACCTCAGCCTTGGTTTTAATAGCTTGACACGGAACTGTCCCCTCTACATACATCATTGCACGACGACATGACTTAGTTATTCTTTGAAATTTCTAGTGCAGATTTTTGGCGCATCTGGAAAGTATTGAATAAGAGAGCCTTAGAAGGAGAGGACTCTCTTGTTTCtgtattttctaaaaattgctTCGAACTTTACAGTTTTTGGTGAAGCAGAAAATTCTATGTGCATATATATACATTGATTAACATTGGAGACAGAATCTTGTAAAAGAACTCTGCGTTTGTCCTTGTGCTCATTTGTAAATGCTTGTAGAACCCTGCTGCCCTTAGCAAGTGTTTCTTGATATTTACCCataaaaatttagggtttttcttaGGCTTAAAGATAGGAGCTTATGTTCTGTCAAATCCCTAACAACTGAAAGAAGGAACAGTAGATCCGATCCGAAGAGTTGGTCAAATTCTGTGTTGAAGATAGATTTGCCGGATTAGTAAGGCAGGGAAAAGTGAGTTGAAccgcgagaagaagaagaggaaaaggggAGACCGCGGGGGGGGGTGTGGGTGCGGGGGGCGGGCTGGGGGCTGGTGGTGGTTGTTTTAGTGCTTCAGATTCATGGTGTTTAATTACGACCGAGGCTGCAAAAACCAGAGGGACCTCTGGAGAAAGATTCACATGCGATTTTTAATGACCTTCCTTGCTAATGATGGCCACTGTGATAGTATTTGGGGATGGTATGAAAGCTGAGGAATACTGCAAGAAAGAAAGGGACTTTCGGTCCATGCTGTTTAAAGTGTTTGGAGCAGGATATGCGTCCACTTTGCATGGACATGATATAGAAAGGTACAGGAATCCACACAAAAATTGAAGTGGACAATTCTGATCTCTCCTAGAGtaacaaaacaagaagatgtAGTCTAAAGAGGAACTGATACTTTTCTTTGACAATGAAACCGCCTTCTTATTTGTTTTATTCTTCTGTCTTGAAATCCGTGGCAGAGTAGACTCCTGCAATGTACTTTCTTACAGATCGAAGAAATACTAACTGAAGACAAGAAACGGTAATAACAAGGAGTTTGGTTATCGCGTTTCAATTAAATGAAGTTGACGATTCGATGGCTCGTCATTACACAATCAACCATTTCATATCTTTGGGTTGCCCTGTACATCAAACCAAGTAGAAGGCTGAAACAGCTCCTATGCTTAGTGATATGCTGCAAAGCTTCTATATATTAGAACGGACGGTATCTCGAGTTACTTTAGAAGAAAGATGGCCATACCCTTTCTGATTTTTCCCCATCCCAAGAGTCACCCTTGTGCGGCTATAGCtggttttttctcttcatccAAGCTCCCGCAAGAGATCAAATGCAACTGCTATTAGGCTTTGTGCCTAAATCAGCACGTGCATCCACTATGCCTTGAGTTCAGATCACTTTCTTACGGTAACATACAAGTGTACCCCTAAGATCTTGGCTTAATAGACTCAGTCCAGTGCTGCCTAGCTCTATAAGCCTGAACTAATCAGcatgtgaaaaaagaagaagggaagaagaggTGAGATTCCATGATTAACAAGCCTACAAGGAGTAACATTATTTTTACGCGAGCACTTAGGACGGTTgctatgaaaaaaaatcaaagaagccAAAGATATTGTTTCGGAGTTCAGTTGAGGTTAGTCAAATGGTTCGGCCCAATTCTGGAAATTTTGATTAGATGACCCGGCTTTCTCAATCCATCCCATACTGTAGAACAAAGTCTACAGACGTTTTTGGAGAATACTAGTGTCTTGTTTGGGCCTTTAACGCTTGGAAGTGGGCTACCCCGACTGCCCCCACCAACCCCCAATCCACACAACCCAACTCAACCAAGCGAAATGGCGCGGCGCCACCGAGAgtaagatagagagagagagagagagagagagaatgtatTCACCGCAGCTGCCACTTGCTCGGACGCGCGGGTTTTCTCCCTCTGAATCGGAGAAATCCCAGGCCGATCGCCATCCCGTTGGCGGCAGCGGCGGGGGATTGGAAGCTTCTCTGGTCAGCGTAATGCAACGTCACCACCACCACTCGGTCGTCCTCCGAGACCGCACTGATAAAGCCCGGAAAGATGCAATCAGGAGCGCAGCGGCGGTGTCGGATCTGCTGGTGGAGGCGGTGAACGGAGGGGTGCAGGAGGCCTACGTCAACCAAAAGCGCATCGAGCTCGAGATTCGAGCTTTGGCCGCCACCGTCTCCCGCTTCATGAAGCAGACCGATCACTGGCTTGCCTCTACTCATGCTATTAACTCCGCCATCAaggtcttttttgtttttttttgttgcccttGGCAAGTTCTTATTGCTTTACCAAACTAAGCCAAAGAACATGGGATGTCTTGATACGTAACTTATATTCGCGGGGCACAGGAAATTGGAGACTTCGAGAACTGGATGAAGATAATGGATTATGATTGCAAGAGCATCAATGCAGCCATCCGCAACATCCATCAAGCTTGATTTTCAGCACTCGCAAATGGAATCCATCCCATTCGAGTCGAAGCTACAGGATCATGGGCCTGTCTTCATCTATCCACTAATAAAGCCGGAACAAACCCTCTGCTTATGCATGGAGGAAGTTAAGAAAAGTTCTGTGATGTGCTGAAACCTCATATTGGACGCTCCATGGGAATGGTAAGTCGACATACTTGTGTCATGACAAGTGGCTCCCTCGTGGTGTCTTGTCGGATGTTATTCTTGAAGAGCTCTTTGCAATGTGCCGCTCTGTCTTCTATGCTAAAGTAGCTGAGATTATTCAAGACAGTGACTGGCATTTGGTTTGGTGTTAGATCGGATGATTTTGTAGCTACCCGAGCTGCTTTATGTGGCAATTTCACTCCTAACTTTGTTGTTGACATTGGAGTATTGTGCACTGTTCCTAAATGTCGCACTTTGCATTCTGCTACTGCTTGGAATCTTGTGAGAATGATTGGTAACAGAGTGGAATGGCATAGCTTGATTTGGTTCTTCCCGCTGCTGTCTCTTTACGGAAGATGGATTGAATCCCCCCGTCCTGTCCGGTTCTCAAGTCCCTGAAGTTTCTGTAGGGGAAAAATTCGGTGACATACCCCCGAGCCACGTTTTAATAGCATAATGACACCGAGCCCTCACTGCAGACCGAGCCCCCGAATTGGCTGCTTTATTTTTTGTACCAACAATTAAACACTGTTTGTACCTAAGTTTGCTACGATTTCCTGGATGTCTCTCTTGAATAGGCTTCAAACCCTGGATAGGATTAGTGCTTGGGCATCAACCTCGGCTACATCTCCTGTCTGCTTCTTACATATGCAGGCTGACGAAAACTAAGATCGTTGTCTTTGGCCTGCAGCTTCTCTTCCCACGTTTGGAATAAGATTTTCATTGCTTTCCGTGGACGATAGCTATGTAGTGGAAGCTAGCCTGGAATGGATTATTTAATATTTACTGTCTCTGGCAAGCGCTGCTCTTCTTGTTGATAGAGTGGTCAACCTggtttgttttgctctaaaaatacTACTTgaagtaggggtgtgcaaccggaccgggtttacccggaacccggatcggcccacccgaaaaacagggtcgggaatcggttcttgctcaaaccggtccgggtttcggttccaatttttgggaaccggttgaaaccggtccggttctcggttctaggtgaagacccacccggaccagttttagaaccggtttttagttacttaaaaaaaaaaaccctaacgtagtgtccaaataactatgattttgattttatgctcgtggtgtttgagtttttctaGTGCTAGTTCATGCGCGCTTaatgtggtgtcttttagcATTTTATTTGGATCCCgcaatttcagtttttttttaatgggtacaacgaaaattgaagtgtgataGAAAGACTAGCACTATGTTAATTCGGCGTCCTAgaggatcattgttgcttttggtggattgcaaattttattttttatattagggTTTGTTGCTTTTAGTGaatcatactattatttattattttttttggattgttgcttttggtgtatataatttttgttgctcatttcatcaatgctcatattattatgataaaaaaaaaaaggaaaataggttctcgggtagaccccgAAATCGGACCGAAAAATAGGgttggttccaaaacaggttccaagacaaacagggtcggttctcggttccaaaaaccgggaaccggttataacatggtcggtttcggggtctaggtccggacccggcccacccggcccatgctcacccctaacttGAAGGACGTGAGGGTCTCGAGTACAAAGCCTGCTCAACTTTGTGCTGACTATCAATAGGCAAGCAGCTTTACTAGTAAAGGAATTTAGGGGAGTGGAGACGTTAGTATCATAGGTGTGGGGTTCAACTCCCGCACTCTATAAAAAGGCAGAGCAAAAGTCGGATAggagagagttagagataggGCGGACAAAAAAACTTTGTGTTAATTGAGATATTTAATTTCCtagttaatttgattttttatttcatgcaTTACCCTTGACACTTGTAGCATTGGTAGGGCTGGTTTGAATTGAGTTTGTACTCTATTTGGCTTATAGTCGGCTTGATTTGTGATGCAATGGATTCTGGCTTACCTATGAATAAAAGAAGGATTAAACCTCCTCTGCGCGAGAACAAGGAAGAATAGAGAAGTCCACCCGCTAAACTATCTAtcactaaacattttcattgattTGATG
The genomic region above belongs to Rhodamnia argentea isolate NSW1041297 chromosome 6, ASM2092103v1, whole genome shotgun sequence and contains:
- the LOC115745898 gene encoding phosphomethylpyrimidine synthase, chloroplastic isoform X2, coding for MASVSASFALVVCNKCSHSAVKFPTSAFLPGFDALGRSSSACKKEFCPASKSSSPKATLTFDPPTSNSERTKQKKHTLDPAAPDFLPLPSFEQCFPKSSKEYREVIHEQTGHVLKVPLRRVHLSGNEPDFDNYDTSGPQNISPRIGLPKLRKDWIDRREKLGGPRYTQMYYAKQGIITEEMLFCATRENLDPEFVRSEVARGRAIIPSNKKHLELEPMVVGRNFLVKVNANIGNSAVASSIEEEVYKVQWATMWGADTVMDLSTGRHIHETREWILRNSSVPVGTVPIYQALEKVNGIAEDLNWEVFRDTLIEQAEQGVDYFTIHAGVLLRYIPLTVKRMTGIVSRGGSIHAKWCLAYHQENFAYEHWDDILDICNQYDVALSIGDGLRPGSIYDANDTAQFAELLTQGELTRRAWEKDVQVMNEGPGHIPMHKIPENMQKQLEWCNEAPFYTLGPLTTDIAPGYDHITSAIGAANIGALGTALLCYVTPKEHLGLPNRDDVKAGVIAYKISAHAADLAKGHPHAQAWDDALSKARFEFRWMDQFALSLDPMTAMSFHDETLPSEGAKVAHFCSMCGPKFCSMKITEDVRKYAEEHGYGTEEAIQRGMDTMSAEFLAAKKTVSGEQHGEVGGEIYLPVDYAKSAER
- the LOC115745898 gene encoding phosphomethylpyrimidine synthase, chloroplastic isoform X3; the encoded protein is MMTIESLHPVIHGRFHTNAPGALHCSRGLSLFLHQSRGFYHNSNRSAFNSPSGASLNCGQLSIASTGSSRLSLWGGSLRNHGLRDSRILASTQDSDSTASPSEKSEAKSGEGAGVNVNQKPGTGSNKRREKQGKGNWWWWSKGGKWRWQPIIQAQEIGVLLLQLGIVMFVMRLLRPGIPLPGSDPKAPVAYVSVPYSEFLSKINTDQVKKVEVDGVHIMFKLKSEASSGESEVGSVSRLQESESLIRSVAPTKRIIFTTTRPTDIKTPYEKMLENRVEFGSPDKRSGGFLNSALITLFYAAVLAGLLHRFPMSFSQHTAGQLRSRKSGGAAGTKMSEQGETITFADVAGVDEAKEELEEIVEFLRNPDRYVRVGARPPRGVLLVGLPGTGKTLLAKAVAGEAEVPFISCSASEFVELYVGMGASRVRDLFARAKKEAPSIIFIDEIDAVAKSRDGKFRIVSNDEREQTLNQLLTEMDGFDSSSAVIVLGATNRSDVLDPALRRPGRFDRVVVVEAPDRTGREAILKVHVSKKELPLGEDVNLTDIASMTTGFTGADLANLVNEAALLAGRQNKLVVQKVDFIQAVERSIAVNMASVSASFALVVCNKCSHSAVKFPTSAFLPGFDALGRSSSACKKEFCPASKSSSPKATLTFDPPTSNSERTKQKKHTLDPAAPDFLPLPSFEQCFPKSSKEYREVIHEQTGHVLKVPLRRVHLSGNEPDFDNYDTSGPQNISPRIGLPKLRKDWIDRREKLGGPRYTQMYYAKQGIITEEMLFCATRENLDPEFVRSEVARGRAIIPSNKKHLELEPMVVGRNFLVKVNANIGNSAVASSIEEEVYKVQWATMWGADTVMDLSTGRHIHETREWILRNSSVPVGTVPIYQALEKVNGIAEDLNWEVFRDTLIEQAEQGVDYFTIHAGVLLRYIPLTVKRMTGIVSRGGSIHAKWCLAYHQENFAYEHWDDILDICNQYDVALSIGDGLRPGSIYDANDTAQFAELLTQGELTRRAWEKDVQVMNEGPGHIPMHKIPENMQKQLEWCNEAPFYTLGPLTTDIAPGYDHITSAIGAANIGALGTALLCYVTPKEHLGLPNRDDVKAGVIAYKISAHAADLAKGHPHAQAWDDALSKARFEFRWMDQFALSLDPMTAMSFHDETLPSEGAKVAHFCSMCGPKFCSMKITEDVRKYAEEHGYGTEEAIQRGMDTMSAEFLAAKKTVSGEQHGEVGGEIYLPVDYAKSAER
- the LOC115746022 gene encoding uncharacterized protein LOC115746022, producing the protein MYSPALLDLEITVISAKHLKNVNWRSGDLKPYATFSLDHDPYLRLSTRPDDSGSTRPVWNEILTIPLTAASPADAILTVEVFHSKPSETPKPLVGSSRFPLSHLIDSEGDAPRVYALDLYRPSGRPQGKLRIKLAVRERPRPPPPRYHDFAPEDRAPSVPTAPIDFSSYAVDHKLKVPSGYSSPYCPSAPVDFSYPVQEHRPIPPPRYTASAPGESLSSEHLIPTPRWIFDHRASAPVYPAPSNSRSSDNLVPNEPAAPCDSSRREQRPLPRCEDVGSVLGRLNLEEGNARETDYAARNAPGYGH